In a genomic window of Candidatus Bathyarchaeota archaeon:
- a CDS encoding SPFH domain-containing protein, with protein sequence MPIVEKVAWDFGGPEEIAYRFPKLSLKYGSQVVVKENQWAIFFRDGKAYDVFGPGRHTITSKNIPFLTAALRAL encoded by the coding sequence ATGCCAATCGTTGAAAAAGTAGCTTGGGATTTTGGTGGTCCTGAGGAAATAGCCTACAGATTTCCCAAACTCTCATTAAAATACGGAAGCCAAGTTGTTGTCAAGGAAAACCAATGGGCCATTTTCTTTCGGGATGGAAAAGCCTATGACGTTTTCGGTCCGGGTAGACATACTATAACAAGCAAGAACATTCCATTCCTAACAGCAGCCTTAAGAGCCCTGAA